In Panicum virgatum strain AP13 chromosome 5K, P.virgatum_v5, whole genome shotgun sequence, the genomic window GCAAGACCACGCCCGCAGCAAAATATGTTACTCCCTGCgtctaaattattagtcattttgatttttctagatgTATAGTCTGGATATATATCATGTTTAGGTGTATAGTAAAATTGATATATCTAGAAAAACTAAAACGATAAATATTTTGAAATGGAGTGAATACTAGCTGTATAAACGTTGTGCAGAGCAGTGGCCGTAGCACGCCGTTTAGGTCTAGCCAGGACGACGACGAACGCGAGGTAGCTAGCTTACGGGAAAGGAAAAGGCCATGTGTCGTAGTAGACGCGCGACGAAGAAGATCGAGTACATGCACGAGAAGAGAGGGGACAGCAGGGGATCGTCGGAGCTAGGCCGGGGAGAGAGCGAGATAGGGAACTCACCGGCGGCAAGGCAGACGGCCCAGATGTAGGAGAAGTTGCGGTAGGGGACGCCGGTGTCGGCCTTGTTCGCCTCGTCCAGCCGGCACCCGGGGCACCCCtcgtggtgccgccgccgccgccgccagctcccacTCGCCGCGCCACCGGCCCGATGCAACGGCGCCGACGCCGaaccgtcgtcgtcctcgccgccggcggccatctCGGTCATAGGTGTATCCTCTagctccggcgccggccgaTCCATTATTGCTAGCTGTCCGGTGAGGTTGCTGCGTGTGAGCCCGTGCTTGTAACGAGCGACCGAGCGCGCGCGAGGAGCGCTGGCGCGGGCGCGTTCGTATATATAGACGCGCGCGAGGCGAGAGTCGTGGGCTCGTGGCTGCTCCCGCCAAATTGGGCCGCTTATGCCTTTTCCTACTGGGCTTCCGTTAATTCGCAACGAGGCCTGTTTTGTTTATTCGCTTAGGGGTTTGCTCATTATTTCAGTGTATTTTTTAACTGCATGGTTGCCTCAACAAGCAGGTGCCATGCCTAAAACCGCAAAACGCTTCCATCTGTTTTTAACAAAATATGCGctgaaatttatttatttattctaaACTTCGTATATTTTAAAACGGAGGAAATAATTTTAGAACTGGCTCCAAAACCGCTGAGGATAACGTTCCATGGAATGGAGATTTGGAGCTTATAAGGTAATTCCAACCAAATTCTTTGGTCTAGTACGCACCTGTCCggggaaaaaataaaatagagaCCCGGTCATCTACTCatcttctctccctccctctggggaaaaaaaatctttcCCTCCCTCCTGGTTTGGCAAACACGTGTGCATGCGGCGCTGAGCTGGTCGGACGCCCACGCGCGCGCCAGGCGCCAGGTGGGCAGATATAGCCGGGCACCGCCCCGATTCCCTCGCCGCGGTCCGGCGCGCGACAGCCATTCGTATCcccaggcggccgcggcggccacaCCGCCCCCGCTCCGCGCCGCGGCATCGCATCCGCACCGCGAACCCGTCCCCCTCCACGGTCCACGGAACGGCCGCCCGCCACCGCACGCCGCTCCAGCCAGTAGCTGGAAGGAACCAGCTCTTCCGGAGTTCGAAAAAAAATATCTCCCGCACGCCGCGCGGGGGAGCTTCGCGTGCGCCGCGGGGAACCGGCTCTCCGTTTCCTGCTGCAGCGATGCTCCTCCACCTGCTGCCGCTCTCCTGCCCCCGGCGCCCCGCAGCGGCGCTCCgccccggctccggcggcggcggcggcggcccgtgggCTCGTCGGGCCGGGGGGCTGGCCCGGaggcgggcggtgcggcggaCGGACCTGCAGCCGgagacgccgccgcggcggggccgcggcgggggcgacgGCCACGACGACCCGCACGCCGGCGGGGCGCTGctggagacggtgcggaggctGCTGCTCgccaaggaggaggcggacgcggaaggaggggaggaggaggaggaggagcaggcgcaGTTCCCCAAGCGCTGGGCCATCGTCTTCCTCTGCTTCTCTGCCTTCCTCCTCTGCAACATGGACCGGGTACGTGTGCCTCTGTGCTAATCCCCCTGCGCATCGCCTGGCCTGCATGACCGACCGCAGTGCCATGCGCAGTGCCACGAGCGATCAAGCTGGTCAGATAGCTAGCTCACGTATTCAGAGCTGAGAGGTGACTCTGTGCTCTTCCGAAATCAAAACCAAATGCCTCCGCAGTATTACTGCCGGTGGTGGAAATTAGTTAGTTGTTGTAAATCTGACCCTCAACATGCTCTAAGTTTTGCGCATTTCTTTCTTGAGCAGAACGTAAAGGCACGAACTGACCTAGTAGCATTTCTCTCTTGCAAATTGATTCTAGTTACATGGAATACTAGGTGattccccgcgcgttgctgcgggattgaGCGAATTTTTTATAAACTATGACTaaaagatataaaaaaattagataaaACACAATGGAGAGTGTGTAGTATTATATTGATCAAGATTTGTTGAAAATATATGAAATGGTGAATTTTTGAATGAGAAAAACTTGTTGCTAATTGATCTATGGAATCCTCTCTCCGAAAGTTGGTGAAACGTGTTCTCTATTTTGGACGCTTTTATTTTTCGCATCGCAGAAGCAAAAGAGAATATTTTTTACACCTTTTGTTCAACTTACATGTTGTTAGTTGAGAGCATCATCATTTCTAAGATGAACTCAGGTATGATGCTAGTATGGTAATCCACCTACAAATTAGCGTGATTTTTGTTTCTTCCAGGAATTTACGGTAGGGCAGAAAGATAAGAAAATTTCTTTTTGAGGGAAAAGATAATAAAATTCGTGGGACTAAGATTAGCAAAGTCAAAGCAAAGTAAATCTTGCACTGAGAAAAAAGAAAGCAGACCACCAGCAACATGGACCTCATCTTTCAGCTTGCATAGGCCAGCGGCGTGGTGTCCAAGATCCTCCGCCAGTTCCTGGCCGTGGTCACTTCACGTTCGCCGCCTACAACGTGGCGTCTGACAGCGGAAGACGCACATGCACCACGGGATGGAGATGGAGTCGACGCTGGAGCTCCGTGGCGCCCCCGCCATAGGCAAATGTATATGTATACATGTGCAAGCTTAGAGAGCTGTACAATCAGTCTCTTTAATCTTGATCGTATGGTGGAAACTCTAAGAGACTTAGTGTCCAGCGGTAGTGGCCAACAAAGTTTCCCTTAATGCTCAGCGGTAGTGGACAACAAAGTGCCCCTTAATGCTCAGCGGTAGTGCCCAACAAAGTGACCCTGATGCATGACAAAGTAAATGTTTCATGTTCATCTATTAATGATGCATCTTTTGTATGGACGGTAGAGATTATGCTAGTTGCTGAGATCCTATGGACAATACTAATTGAGATGATGTGGCTTAATGTGGTTGCAGAGAAATCAAAGTAAATGACTCTTAATGGGGACTAACTTTATAGATTTTATAGATGTCATCAGGGAGGTTGTTTCCATATTTCCAATCGCCTGCAGATGTCCCAAAAAATTCTCATCTAGGCAGCCATCCAATGAGAGTAGCCCATTGTAAAGCGTGCATTACTGGATAAACTTTCATGGCCTTCATCACAAGCCCAAACCAACCTTCTTGTGCTCGTTGTTGCCATATTTTATGTTTGATGTGATCATGTGAACACTTCCAGTCTTTTTCATGAATGCTGTAGCAGCAAAATGCATGTACCTGCTATCAATTATGTCAACTGGAAATAAATAGTAAAATCTAGACAACTATGATTGCGGTAATAGTTTTTGATGGGTGTGTGCAGATAGTGGTGTGGCTTTGTTTGTGAGAGGTTTATAGGACCATCATTTGCAGGTGAACATGAGCATTGCTATTCTGCCTATGTCCGCAGAGTATGGTTGGAACCCTCAAACTGTTGGTCTCATCCAGTCATCTTTCTTCTGGGGCTACCTCCTAACTCAGGTCAGTAAGTAAGAGTAATTTTTGTTTCATCCATGAATTCTGCATTTCGGATAAAAGGCAGTAACTTTTACTAAACAATTTAATCCAATAATCATTGCAGATAGCTGGAGGAATATGGGCAGATACTGTTGGAGGAAAGACTGTCCTTGGTTTCGGGGTGGTTTGGTGGTCCATAGCTACAGCTCTTACTCCTGTCGCTGCAAAGCTTGGCTTACCATTTCTTCTTGTTGTCCGAGCTTTCATGGGAATTGGTGAGGTAACCACTAGTTACTCATGGACCTACATATATATATTCCTTCTAATCCAAGTTCAGAAACTTCTTGAGGGTATCAAATGATGGCATAATTTGAATGTTGAGAGATTTTTGCCCCAATGGTTGTTTCATTTACCTGAAGGGAATATCATTGCTTCCTTGAGTTGTTTGCTACACTTAAGTTAGTACTTTctagaaaatttgaaaaattaggTTCACAAGCAGCTATGCGCTCCTATGCTTGCACAGCTGGGAACCCATACCAGCCTTCCCAGCTATCACAAGTGTATTCTGGTTGCTTAGCTCTGCATCTTTTGTTATTGATATCCTTTCTACACCTTTCTCTGATTTTAACAGCATATCCATTCTTGCTCCAGGGGGTTGCCATGCCTGCAATGAATAATATTCTTTCAAAATGGGTTCCTGTATCAGAGAGGAGCAGATCATTGTCTCTTGTGTATAGTGGAATGTACCTTGGTTCCGTGACAGGCCTTGCATTTTCCCCCTTATTGATACATAAATTTGGTTGGCCATCAGTCTTCTATTCATTTGGGTCTCTAGGGGCTGTTTGGTTCACGACATGGGCAACCAAGGTACTTTTGTCTTCAAGTGTTCCATTGTACATATCAAATTCTTCAGTGTAGCAAAAATTGACCTCTCATTTCATGGTATCACCTCTGAATTCATTGCATGTTTATTTTTAAGGCGTATAGTTCCCCACTCGAAGATCCTGGAATCAGTGCAGCCGAAAAGAAGCTTATTACTAGTCAAAGCACAGCAGGGGAGCCTGTTAAAACAATTCCATGGAAACTAATATTATCAAAACCACCTGTTTGGGCACTTATAGTTTCTCACTTCTGCCATAACTGGGGAACTTTCATTTTGCTCACATGGATGCCCACATACTACAACCAGGTAATACTAGACACCAAATTTTCTACCTCAGGATCTTGAACTTTTACCATTTGTACATTAAAAAGTTTCTTTGAAATAGGTTCTGAAATTCAACCTAATGGAGTCCGGCCTTGTCTGCGTTCTTCCCTGGTTCACGATGGcagtttctgcaaatgttgGTGGTTGGATCGCAGATACACTTGTCAGTAGAGGAGTATCTGTGACAACAGTTCGAAAGGTAAAGAGTTCCCTTCACTTCAACTATGTAAATAAGCTATAAGGATCCACTGAATTGAATCCAAACCATGCAATGAAAACACTAGTAATCATTATACATTAGCAAAGAACATAATTAAGTTGTATGAAAGCACTTAAGTCAGTAGATTGCAGAGAACTGCAAAGTTAGCCCTTTTTTCATATACATTCAGTGGTCTGTTGAGTTTTATTCTCTATTGTTTCATATGTATATACACCTCTTTCAGATCATGCAATCAATTGGATTCTTGGGGCCAGCGTTTTTTCTAACTCAACTAAGCCATGTCAACTCGCCTGCCATGGCGGTGTTGTGCATGGCTTGTAGCCAGGTAATTTCTCCATTTTGCTTCTTTTTTATGTCCAGTCTTTGTTGATAATAGAACAACACATTTTCATATAGTCAAACGACTTGAGGTTTAACGTTACATGCATGCTAACCACAACACTTTAATTGCATTATGTTTTTTCCATTGTCAGGGAACTGATGCATTCTCGCAGTCTGGTCTATACTCAAACCACCAAGACATCGGCCCACGATATGCTGTAATCTCTTCCTGTCCTATAGCATAACCTTTTATTCCACACATGACTCGGACTCATTCTACTGTTATATGTGAAATTCTGGAACCTAGACTATAAGTGAATCCATGAGGTACTAAATGGTGGTTGCCTTCTCCCTGTCTTTCAGGGTGTACTGCTTGGTCTTTCCAACACAGCTGGGGTTTTAGCTGGTGTATTTGGCACAGCAGCAACAGGATACATCTTGCAGCATGGTTCGATCTAATCTCACTCTCCTGCATTGCATACTAGCAGCCTATTTTAAAACCCAGATTCATTGATGAATCCAATCACCCCA contains:
- the LOC120706565 gene encoding probable anion transporter 1, chloroplastic, yielding MDRVNMSIAILPMSAEYGWNPQTVGLIQSSFFWGYLLTQIAGGIWADTVGGKTVLGFGVVWWSIATALTPVAAKLGLPFLLVVRAFMGIGEGVAMPAMNNILSKWVPVSERSRSLSLVYSGMYLGSVTGLAFSPLLIHKFGWPSVFYSFGSLGAVWFTTWATKAYSSPLEDPGISAAEKKLITSQSTAGEPVKTIPWKLILSKPPVWALIVSHFCHNWGTFILLTWMPTYYNQVLKFNLMESGLVCVLPWFTMAVSANVGGWIADTLVSRGVSVTTVRKIMQSIGFLGPAFFLTQLSHVNSPAMAVLCMACSQGTDAFSQSGLYSNHQDIGPRYAGVLLGLSNTAGVLAGVFGTAATGYILQHGSWDNVFEVSVLLYLVGTLVWNVFSTGEKILD